One part of the Drosophila teissieri strain GT53w chromosome 3R, Prin_Dtei_1.1, whole genome shotgun sequence genome encodes these proteins:
- the LOC122621870 gene encoding acetylcholine receptor subunit alpha-like 1 → MGSVLFAAVFIALHFATGGLANPDAKRLYDDLLSNYNRLIRPVGNNSDRLTVKMGLRLSQLIDVNLKNQIMTTNVWVEQEWNDYKLKWNPDDYGGVDTLHVPSEHIWLPDIVLYNNADGNYEVTIMTKAILHHTGKVVWKPPAIYKSFCEIDVEYFPFDEQTCFMKFGSWTYDGYMVDLRHLKQTADSDNIEVGIDLQDYYISVEWDIMRVPAVRNEKFYSCCEEPYLDIVFNLTLRRKTLFYTVNLIIPCVGISFLSVLVFYLPSDSGEKISLCISILLSLTVFFLLLAEIIPPTSLTVPLLGKYLLFTMMLVTLSVVVTIAVLNVNFRSPVTHRMAPWVQRLFIQILPKLLCIERPKKEEPEEDQPPEVLTDVYHLPPDVDKFVNYDSKRFSGDYGIPALPASHRFDLAAAGGISAHCFAEPPLPSSLPLPGADDDLFSPSGLNGDISPGCCPAAAAAAAAAAAADLSPTFEKPYAREMEKTIEGSRFIAQHVKNKDKFESVEEDWKYVAMVLDRMFLWIFAIACVVGTALIILQAPSLYDQSQPIDILYSKIAKKKFELLKMGSENTL, encoded by the exons ATGGGTAGCGTGCTATTCGCAGCTGTATTCATAGCATTACACTTTGCCACCGGCGGCCTGGCCAACCCAGATGCCAAGCGACTCTACGACGACCTGCTGAGCAACTACAATCGCCTCATCCGACCCGTGGGCAACAACTCGGACCGCCTCACCGTCAAGATGGGTCTGCGCCTCTCCCAGCTGATCGATGTG AATCTGAAGAATCAAATTATGACAACCAATGTGTGGGTGGAGCAG GAATGGAACGACtataaattgaaatggaatCCGGATGACTATGGCGGCGTGGACACGTTGCACGTTCCCTCCGAGCATATATGGCTGCCGGATATTGTGCTCTATAACAA CGCCGATGGCAACTATGAAGTGACAATAATGACAAAAGCAATTCTTCATCACACGGGCAAAGTGGTGTGGAAACCGCCCGCCATTTACAAATCCTTTTGCGAAATTGATGTCGAGTACTTTCCCTTCGACGAGCAGACATGTTTCATGAAGTTCGGCTCCTGGACCTACGACGGTTATATG GTCGACTTGAGGCACTTGAAGCAGACCGCCGACTCGGACAACATCGAGGTGGGCATCGACCTGCAGGACTACTACATCTCCGTGGAGTGGGACATCATGCGGGTGCCGGCGGTGCGCAACGAGAAGTTCTACAGCTGCTGCGAGGAGCCGTATCTGGACATTGTGTTCAACCTGACGCTCCGCCGGAAGACGCTCTTCTACACGGTCAACCTGATCATCCCCTGCGTGGGCATCTCGTTCCTGTCCGTTCTGGTCTTCTACCTGCCCAGCGACTCCGGCGAGAAGATCTCGCTCTGCATCAGCATCCTGCTCTCGCTCACCGTGTTCTTCCTCCTGCTGGCCGAGATCATTCCGCCCACCTCGCTGACGGTGCCGCTGCTGGGCAAGTATCTGCTCTTCACCATGATGCTGGTCACGCTCTCCGTCGTGGTCACCATCGCCGTGCTCAATGTGAATTTTAG ATCCCCTGTCACGCATCGCATGGCGCCGTGGGTGCAGCGCCTCTTCATCCAGATCCTGCCCAAGCTGCTCTGCATCGAGCGGCCCAAGAAGGAGGAGCCCGAGGAGGATCAGCCGCCCGAGGTGCTCACCGATGTCTATCACCTGCCGCCGGATGTGGACAAGTTTGTCAACTACGATTCGAAGCGTTTCAGCGGCGACTACGGCATTCCAG CACTACCCGCTTCGCATCGCTTCGACTTGGCCGCCGCTGGCGGGATTAGCGCCCACTGTTTCGCAGAACCGCCGCTGCCCTCCTCACTGCCACTCCCCGGCGCCGACGACGACCTGTTCAGCCCCTCGGGCCTCAACGGAGACATCAGTCCCGGCTGCTGTCCGGCCGCtgcagccgccgctgccgccgccgccgccgccgatcTCAGTCCTACGTTCGAGAAGCCCTACGCCCGCGAAATGGAGAAGACCATCGAGGGATCCCGCTTCATCGCGCAGCACGTGAAGAACAAGGATAAGTTTGAGAGT GTGGAAGAGGACTGGAAGTACGTTGCCATGGTATTGGATCGTATGTTTCTGTGGATCTTCGCGATCGCTTGCGTGGTCGGCACAGCGCTGATTATCCTGCAGGCGCCCAGCTTGTACGACCAATCGCAGCCGATCGATATACTCTACTCGAAGATTGCCAAGAAGAAGTTCGAGCTGCTCAAGATGGGCAGCGAGAACACCTTATAG